The proteins below come from a single Bacteroidota bacterium genomic window:
- a CDS encoding class I SAM-dependent methyltransferase: MNSYTETFASWNKVAKLYNDKFMKLDIYNYTYDAFCTEVHEENPTILEIGCGPGNITQYLLKKRPDFILEGIDVAPNMIELAKSNNPSAHFSVMDCRSINTIKNQFNGIVCGFCLPYLSEEDGIKLLEDCNHLLANNGTIYLSFVEGDYAQSGFKKGSSGDRMYFYYHNLNQLKQWFLQAGYSISNIFKVNYEKNDAGLEVHTVVIAKKTK; this comes from the coding sequence ATGAACAGCTACACCGAAACTTTTGCTTCATGGAATAAAGTAGCAAAACTTTACAATGACAAATTCATGAAGTTGGATATTTATAATTATACATACGATGCATTTTGCACAGAAGTACACGAAGAGAATCCTACGATACTCGAGATTGGTTGTGGTCCAGGAAATATTACTCAATACTTACTAAAGAAGCGCCCCGATTTTATACTAGAAGGAATTGATGTTGCCCCCAATATGATAGAATTAGCTAAATCAAATAACCCGAGTGCGCATTTTAGTGTAATGGATTGTAGAAGTATTAATACTATTAAAAATCAATTTAATGGAATTGTTTGTGGCTTTTGTTTACCTTACTTATCGGAGGAAGATGGCATAAAACTTCTAGAAGATTGTAACCATTTATTGGCAAACAACGGAACCATTTACCTGAGTTTTGTAGAAGGAGATTATGCCCAATCGGGCTTTAAAAAAGGAAGCAGTGGAGATAGAATGTATTTTTATTACCATAATTTAAACCAACTAAAACAATGGTTTTTGCAGGCGGGCTATTCTATTTCCAATATATTTAAAGTAAATTATGAAAAAAATGATGCCGGGTTAGAAGTGCATACAGTGGTAATTGCGAAAAAAACGAAGTAA
- a CDS encoding SRPBCC family protein, whose translation MDKATIHNEITINASVDKIWEALTNIELLDKYDPTVKQSTALSENKSGLNAKRKVLMLDGKNWFEEKVTVFEPNETLTYQLTDCSFPIAGLKHSYSFEKVGSQTKVKQVMEYTVKFGLLGKFLDSLMLRKQSDAGIKKFFAGLKSYTETH comes from the coding sequence ATTGATAAGGCAACTATTCACAACGAAATAACAATAAACGCATCGGTTGATAAAATTTGGGAAGCATTGACAAACATTGAACTCCTTGACAAGTACGACCCAACTGTTAAACAATCAACTGCACTTTCAGAAAACAAAAGCGGATTAAATGCAAAAAGAAAAGTATTGATGCTTGATGGCAAAAATTGGTTCGAGGAAAAAGTAACAGTATTCGAACCAAACGAAACATTAACCTATCAATTGACTGACTGTTCTTTTCCAATCGCAGGACTGAAACACAGTTACAGCTTCGAGAAAGTTGGCAGCCAAACAAAAGTGAAACAGGTAATGGAATACACGGTTAAGTTTGGTTTACTGGGCAAGTTTCTTGACAGTTTAATGTTACGCAAACAATCGGACGCAGGAATTAAAAAATTCTTTGCAGGACTTAAATCGTATACGGAAACTCATTAA
- the hutH gene encoding histidine ammonia-lyase, which yields MQSIELSPNKQLSLEKISAYINKSLKISLSENAKKKIEKSRKYLDEKIKSSNKPIYGINTGFGSLCNTTIDTTDLEQLQENLILSHACGIGEEVPAEIVKLMLLFKIQGLSHGNSGVQLSVVRYLQLFYNEDILPVVYNQGSLGASGDLAPLAHLCLPLIGEGEVMLNGKKIKGKDILKKLGLKPIKLKSKEGLALLNGTQFMSSYGIWCLLHAQRLSVWADLIAALSLDAFDGRVEPFDEKLHVIRPHKGQIQVAERVRKILSGSQLIKQPKKAVQDPYSFRCVPQVHGASLDTIDYVTEIFETEINSVTDNPTVFVEEDEIVSGGNFHGQPLALGLDFLAIALAEIGNISERRTYQLISGQRELPPFLAKKSGLNSGFMIPQYTAASIVSQNKQLCAPASVDSIVSSNGQEDHVSMGANAATKCLKVVENCYKILAIELFTAAQALEFRRPLKSSTIIERLIKEYRTKVKFIEKDKLMYPDIHTTVDFIKMYEPGV from the coding sequence ATGCAATCAATAGAACTAAGCCCCAATAAGCAATTAAGTCTGGAAAAAATTTCAGCTTACATAAATAAGTCGCTTAAAATTTCTTTGTCGGAAAATGCGAAAAAGAAAATAGAAAAAAGTCGAAAGTATTTAGACGAAAAAATAAAGTCATCCAACAAGCCTATTTATGGTATAAATACCGGTTTTGGCTCTCTATGCAACACTACCATTGATACTACTGACTTAGAACAATTGCAAGAAAACTTAATTTTATCTCACGCCTGCGGTATTGGAGAAGAGGTGCCTGCGGAGATAGTAAAGCTAATGTTATTGTTTAAGATTCAAGGATTATCTCACGGAAACTCGGGTGTTCAACTAAGCGTGGTAAGGTATTTACAGCTATTTTACAACGAAGATATTTTACCTGTCGTTTACAATCAAGGATCACTCGGTGCTTCCGGAGACTTAGCTCCCTTGGCACATCTTTGTTTACCACTAATTGGAGAAGGCGAAGTAATGTTGAACGGAAAAAAAATAAAAGGGAAAGATATTTTAAAAAAATTAGGGCTTAAGCCAATTAAATTGAAATCGAAAGAAGGATTGGCACTATTGAATGGTACGCAGTTTATGAGTTCTTATGGTATCTGGTGTTTACTGCATGCGCAAAGGCTTTCTGTTTGGGCTGATTTAATTGCAGCTTTATCATTAGATGCATTTGACGGACGTGTAGAGCCCTTCGATGAGAAATTACATGTAATCCGTCCGCACAAAGGACAAATTCAAGTAGCCGAGAGAGTGCGAAAAATACTATCAGGTAGCCAGTTGATTAAACAACCTAAAAAAGCTGTTCAGGATCCATATTCATTTCGTTGTGTGCCGCAAGTGCATGGAGCATCACTCGATACAATTGACTATGTAACCGAAATTTTTGAAACAGAGATAAATTCGGTTACAGATAATCCAACCGTATTTGTAGAAGAAGACGAAATAGTATCTGGTGGAAATTTTCATGGTCAGCCACTTGCATTGGGATTAGATTTTTTAGCTATTGCACTGGCAGAAATTGGCAATATATCTGAAAGACGCACCTATCAGCTAATTTCCGGACAACGTGAATTACCGCCATTTTTAGCAAAAAAATCTGGACTAAATTCCGGATTTATGATTCCTCAATATACCGCTGCGTCTATTGTTAGTCAAAACAAGCAACTTTGCGCACCTGCAAGTGTTGATTCTATTGTTTCTTCTAATGGACAAGAAGATCATGTTTCTATGGGTGCAAATGCAGCAACAAAATGTCTGAAAGTAGTGGAGAATTGTTACAAGATATTAGCAATAGAATTGTTTACAGCGGCTCAAGCATTAGAATTCCGGAGACCTTTGAAATCATCTACGATTATTGAGCGGCTCATTAAAGAGTATCGTACAAAGGTAAAATTTATTGAAAAAGATAAATTGATGTATCCTGATATTCATACAACTGTTGATTTTATTAAGATGTATGAGCCGGGAGTTTAA
- a CDS encoding histidine--tRNA ligase, whose protein sequence is MKPSTPKGTRDFSPTDVAKRNYIFHTIKSTFTRYGFDPIETPAMENLSTLMGKYGEEGDKLLFKILNSGEILEKLRSKTDELKIGDITEKGLRYDLTVPFARYVVQHQNEITFPFKRYQIQPVWRADRPQKGRYREFYQCDADVIGSESLLNEIELVKMIDDVFSTLKLPVIIKLNNRKILSGLAEVIGEQEKIIDITVAIDKLDKIGIEGVNKELTEKGISNQAIEKLQPIINFAGDYIEKIELLSTILAGSAIGLRGIEEIKYVFEKIANCELQTATCELDITLARGLNYYTGAIVEVKANLGTLKSSICGGGRYDDLTGIFGLPNLSGVGISFGIDRIFDVLEEANLFADVKPSNTKVLIICFSEQELDYGFQLLLKLRNASINSELYPDRVKVKKQFEYANKKNIPYCIVIGSEEMASGQLSVKNMQSGEQEKLTIDNLLLFLNR, encoded by the coding sequence ATGAAACCTTCAACACCAAAAGGAACCCGAGATTTTTCGCCTACCGATGTAGCTAAAAGGAATTATATTTTCCATACGATAAAATCTACTTTTACTCGCTATGGATTTGACCCAATTGAAACTCCGGCCATGGAGAATCTTTCTACATTAATGGGAAAGTACGGAGAGGAAGGGGATAAATTACTTTTTAAAATTTTAAATTCAGGGGAAATTTTAGAGAAATTAAGAAGTAAGACTGATGAATTGAAAATTGGCGATATAACAGAAAAGGGGTTGCGTTACGATTTAACCGTGCCTTTTGCTCGCTATGTAGTACAACACCAAAACGAGATTACATTCCCCTTTAAACGCTACCAAATACAACCCGTTTGGCGTGCCGACAGACCACAAAAAGGAAGATACCGAGAGTTTTACCAATGCGATGCAGATGTTATTGGCAGTGAATCGCTTTTAAATGAAATTGAGTTGGTAAAAATGATTGATGATGTTTTTTCAACGCTAAAATTACCTGTTATAATTAAACTAAATAATCGAAAAATTTTATCCGGATTAGCCGAGGTAATTGGAGAGCAAGAAAAGATAATTGACATTACAGTGGCTATCGATAAGCTGGATAAAATTGGTATAGAGGGCGTAAACAAAGAATTAACAGAAAAAGGTATTTCGAACCAAGCAATAGAAAAATTACAACCTATAATCAATTTTGCTGGAGATTATATAGAGAAAATAGAATTGCTTTCGACTATTTTGGCTGGCAGTGCAATTGGGTTAAGAGGCATTGAAGAAATAAAATATGTTTTTGAAAAAATAGCGAATTGCGAATTGCAAACTGCAACCTGCGAACTCGATATAACTCTTGCGCGTGGTTTGAATTACTATACTGGAGCTATTGTAGAAGTTAAGGCAAATTTAGGAACTTTAAAAAGCAGTATTTGTGGAGGCGGAAGGTATGACGATTTAACCGGAATTTTTGGATTGCCTAATCTGTCCGGAGTAGGAATTTCTTTTGGCATTGATAGAATTTTTGACGTACTGGAGGAAGCTAATTTATTTGCGGATGTGAAACCATCTAACACAAAGGTTCTCATTATTTGCTTTAGCGAACAAGAGTTGGATTATGGATTTCAACTGCTGCTGAAGCTAAGAAATGCTTCTATTAACAGCGAATTGTATCCGGATAGAGTTAAAGTGAAAAAACAATTTGAGTATGCCAACAAAAAAAACATTCCATATTGTATTGTAATTGGTAGCGAAGAGATGGCAAGCGGACAGCTATCAGTAAAGAATATGCAAAGCGGAGAGCAAGAAAAATTAACCATAGACAATCTTTTACTTTTTTTGAACAGGTAG
- a CDS encoding TM2 domain-containing protein — MNSQESSSTSSATSPSSDYNSPNNSSSNIVNVNVTNNVGGNNKSFLVTVLFWFFFGLLGIHRFYLGHYGIGILYLLTAGLCGIGWVIDGIMLLTGGLQPRNGNYTD, encoded by the coding sequence ATGAATTCCCAAGAAAGTTCATCTACTTCCTCTGCTACTAGTCCTAGCTCTGATTATAATTCTCCCAACAATTCTAGTTCTAATATTGTTAATGTTAATGTAACAAATAATGTAGGTGGTAATAATAAAAGTTTTTTAGTTACAGTATTATTTTGGTTTTTCTTTGGATTGCTTGGTATTCATAGATTTTATTTAGGTCATTATGGTATTGGTATTTTATATCTTTTAACTGCAGGGCTTTGTGGTATAGGTTGGGTTATTGATGGCATAATGCTTTTAACCGGAGGTCTTCAACCTAGAAATGGAAACTATACAGACTAA
- a CDS encoding YdeI/OmpD-associated family protein, with protein sequence MKIEVNAQVDKYLIDGCMRCKYGGTAQCKVNTWRAELETLRQIVLECGLKEEIKWGVPVYTLHGKNIVTVAALKNYASIGFFKGVLLTDVHKILSQQGNLQSDRLVKFVALDEILKLQDVLKSYILEAIAIEESGKKVVFKKNPEPIPDELLQAFDKDSKLKNAFYALTPGRQRGYIIYFSQPKQAQTRINRIEKCKQQILNGIGLNDK encoded by the coding sequence ATGAAAATAGAAGTAAATGCACAAGTAGATAAATACCTTATTGATGGTTGCATGCGTTGCAAATACGGTGGAACAGCGCAATGTAAAGTAAACACCTGGAGAGCAGAATTAGAAACACTCCGACAAATTGTTTTGGAATGTGGCTTAAAAGAAGAAATAAAATGGGGTGTTCCGGTGTACACACTCCATGGTAAAAACATTGTAACAGTAGCAGCATTAAAAAACTATGCTTCAATCGGCTTTTTTAAAGGAGTACTTTTAACAGATGTACATAAAATTCTCTCGCAACAAGGCAATCTCCAGTCTGATAGGTTAGTGAAATTTGTGGCTTTAGATGAAATATTAAAGCTACAAGATGTACTAAAATCTTATATACTAGAGGCAATAGCAATTGAAGAGAGTGGGAAAAAAGTTGTATTCAAGAAAAACCCAGAACCTATACCTGATGAGCTTTTACAGGCATTCGACAAAGATTCTAAATTAAAAAATGCTTTTTACGCTTTAACACCGGGAAGACAAAGGGGGTATATCATTTATTTTTCCCAACCCAAACAAGCGCAAACTAGAATAAACAGAATTGAAAAATGCAAACAACAAATTTTAAATGGTATTGGCTTGAATGATAAATAG
- a CDS encoding SRPBCC domain-containing protein: protein MKKLQFNVSINAPVTKVYDFMLGIKSKSTYEQWTSMFNPTSTYEGAWDKGNKILFIGVDDKGEKGGMVSKIVENIPNQFVSIQHYGLLKADKEITEGPEVEKWANGFENYTFEEKNGTTTVIVDLDTTEEFLDYMNQTYPKALDKLKEFCEK from the coding sequence ATGAAAAAGTTACAATTCAACGTAAGCATCAATGCACCTGTAACCAAGGTATATGATTTTATGCTTGGCATTAAGAGTAAATCAACTTATGAACAATGGACTTCTATGTTTAACCCGACCTCTACCTATGAAGGGGCTTGGGACAAGGGAAATAAAATTTTATTTATTGGAGTAGATGATAAAGGTGAAAAGGGAGGTATGGTCTCTAAGATAGTTGAAAACATTCCCAACCAATTTGTTTCAATTCAACATTATGGTCTTTTAAAAGCTGACAAGGAAATTACAGAAGGACCAGAAGTGGAAAAATGGGCAAACGGATTTGAAAACTACACCTTCGAAGAAAAGAATGGAACTACAACCGTTATTGTTGACTTAGATACCACTGAAGAATTTTTAGATTATATGAACCAGACCTACCCAAAAGCACTCGATAAGTTGAAAGAATTTTGTGAAAAATGA
- a CDS encoding TfoX/Sxy family protein — MAYNEKLANRIREQLEDLHNIQEKEMMGGLTFMYNGKMCVGIIAGEMMCRIDPDFHKAAIEKTGCRTMDFTKRPMKGYVMVDNTGMKTQKEFEYWINLCLVFNSKAKASKKKKK, encoded by the coding sequence ATGGCTTACAACGAAAAATTAGCAAATCGCATTCGAGAGCAACTTGAAGACCTTCACAACATTCAAGAGAAAGAAATGATGGGAGGTTTAACCTTTATGTATAATGGCAAAATGTGTGTGGGTATTATTGCAGGCGAAATGATGTGCCGCATAGACCCCGACTTTCACAAAGCAGCGATAGAAAAAACAGGTTGCCGAACAATGGATTTTACAAAGCGACCAATGAAAGGCTATGTAATGGTGGACAACACAGGCATGAAAACCCAGAAAGAATTCGAGTACTGGATAAATCTTTGTTTGGTATTCAATAGCAAAGCCAAGGCATCAAAAAAGAAGAAAAAATAA
- a CDS encoding DUF2752 domain-containing protein → MKYSFYIFYFLVLLSIPFVLFYLPSTFFDNGQTICLSVLLFDQTCIGCGMTRAVQHLIHFDFSTAFDYNKLSVIVFPVLIYLWIKEIKRIFIVLKKNRFD, encoded by the coding sequence GTGAAATACTCTTTTTACATTTTTTATTTTCTTGTACTGTTGAGTATTCCATTTGTGTTGTTTTATTTGCCAAGCACGTTTTTTGATAACGGACAAACAATTTGCTTGTCGGTACTTTTATTTGACCAAACATGCATTGGCTGCGGGATGACCAGAGCCGTACAACACCTCATTCATTTTGATTTTAGCACCGCTTTTGATTACAACAAACTTTCAGTTATTGTCTTTCCGGTATTAATTTACTTATGGATAAAAGAAATTAAACGGATTTTTATAGTATTAAAAAAAAATCGATTTGACTAA
- a CDS encoding helix-turn-helix transcriptional regulator gives MKKKKIEYRSACPISTALDILGDKWSLLIVRDMVFNGMNTYGDFLNGGEKIATNILADRLMLLEAGGIITRQKHPESKAKILYTLTPKGIDLVPALVEIISWSEKYHDVHPYAKQFAKQLRNDKEAVVKQIIDGLKKS, from the coding sequence GTGAAGAAGAAAAAAATTGAATATCGTTCTGCTTGTCCAATTAGCACCGCTTTGGATATTTTAGGAGATAAATGGTCTTTATTGATAGTTCGTGATATGGTTTTTAATGGAATGAACACTTATGGTGATTTTTTGAACGGTGGTGAAAAAATTGCTACAAATATTCTTGCCGACAGATTGATGTTGTTGGAAGCAGGTGGTATCATTACTAGACAAAAGCATCCTGAAAGCAAAGCAAAAATTCTATATACACTCACACCCAAAGGGATTGATTTGGTTCCAGCTTTGGTTGAGATTATTTCATGGAGTGAGAAATATCATGATGTCCATCCTTATGCAAAGCAGTTTGCTAAACAGTTACGAAATGATAAGGAAGCTGTCGTTAAACAAATTATAGACGGTCTAAAAAAAAGTTGA
- a CDS encoding SRPBCC family protein, giving the protein MSKLQAHNEALINSPISNVWAIITDITLLDKINPGVITATGRMDKQGETRTCEMENRGKRGTMTEKLVELVHEKKTVWVIENDSMGMGKMLKDPRFCFYLEKIDENRTKIINESYYEPANLLVRIMNALMMKKKMSEIQGKILSNIKGLAEK; this is encoded by the coding sequence ATGAGCAAATTGCAAGCACACAACGAAGCCTTAATCAACTCACCAATAAGTAACGTTTGGGCAATCATTACCGACATTACACTTTTAGACAAAATAAATCCTGGCGTTATAACGGCCACAGGTCGAATGGACAAACAAGGCGAAACACGAACTTGCGAAATGGAGAACAGGGGCAAACGAGGTACAATGACCGAAAAATTAGTTGAACTGGTTCACGAAAAGAAAACCGTTTGGGTTATTGAAAACGATAGCATGGGAATGGGTAAGATGTTGAAAGACCCACGATTTTGCTTCTATCTTGAAAAGATAGACGAGAACCGAACTAAAATCATAAATGAATCATATTACGAGCCCGCAAACCTTTTAGTAAGAATTATGAATGCGTTGATGATGAAAAAAAAGATGAGTGAGATACAAGGAAAAATTCTTTCAAACATTAAAGGTTTAGCAGAAAAATAA